In a genomic window of Streptomyces noursei ATCC 11455:
- a CDS encoding Pls/PosA family non-ribosomal peptide synthetase: MTTTRRVAARLHRLFEATCDRMPSATALECGPHVHTYAELDARANRLAHHLRARGIGEGSRVAILVPRSVDMYAALLAVGKAGGTFVPIDPAAPAERVAFIVTDAEVDAVLTVAALAATVDGLRARVVALDAAAAELAAAPATRPLPAPARRTAPAGPPGREADDPTDPLAYIMYTSGSSGRPKGVAIAHSSICNFLAVVPAVYDVRPDDRVYQGMTLSFDFSVEEIWPTWTVGGTVVAGPPGTGSARLGTELADLLEESGVTVFYCVPTLLATIPRDLPAVRSIVVGGEACPARLVERWSRPGRRILNTYGPTEITVTATVGELRPGRPVTIGRPLPTYTVVLLDDLLRRVPDGAVGEICVGGPGLARGYVGRPDLTAERFIVHPLAPRGGRLYRTGDLGRITADGEIEFLGRADDEVKVRGYRVDLGEIDNVLLEDPGVAEAATALVALPNRNGEGEGRELSAYVVPAPDRGGQAGTADGDALVARLHQRLRHRLPAYMVPPFLDILPRLPAMPSGKVDRRRLPAPTGRRLGSGGRPVVPPRDETESRVRDVWAEVFGMGPDALSTDADFFGDLGGHSLLAAQVVSLLRSRGIGGDTGATLRDVYAHPTVRGLAARLGAPGATEAVGGGAAARDGTGAAPAGPLPVRPRPLRHSGARVTAAGLVQAVVLYVQLFVLTLPLATVFSWQDGTFTSRAPVPVRPVLAVLVGYFGIRWLLPVVLARPLAAGIRPGRYPLWGATYLRLWTLTLLLAASPLPTLGGSPLMGRYLRLLGARIGPRTTIATGVVPLPSLVRIGADTSVGYGATLRAWRVADGWVTVAPIDIGPRAYVGAHAVLEPGARMAAGAGLGEQSVIGQGQAVPPGARWAGSPPSPVAALAPHIEDMLRAGGPTERGRARHLAAAALGVVLLEFLALAVVVPSAALMWCTWLAWGSGPTVLVALTLAAPLYVLSVCAAIAGAKHLVLRRTPVGVHPVRSGLGVRKWLSDKLLEFSLTFTNSLYATLYTVPWLRLLGARIGPGAEVSTAAHLDPDLLTLGEGSFVADMAGVGGAAFAGGHVACRRTEVGRRAFVGNAAYLPAGTRTGPNSLIGVGTVPPEDEVPAGTFWLGSPAIHLPQRQSSGTFPEELTFRPTRKAVRRRLAIEYFRATMPASLLGTAAFLFLLALAALAHSPSPALPLLLAPLLLMASGLTVIAACALLKLLVVGHYRPRVEPLWSWFVRRTEFVTGLYEAAAVPAGLAALAGTPFLPPALRLFGARIGRRTWLGTTFLTEFDLVDVGDDAAIGPGVSLQTHLFEDRVMKMSKVTVRAGATVGSRAVVLYDGIVGEGVWLDALSLVMKGEYLVPGTAWHGIPAQGLALRPAAPSPADPTPHPTSPSR, from the coding sequence ATGACCACGACCAGGCGGGTCGCGGCGCGGCTGCACCGCCTCTTCGAAGCCACCTGTGACCGCATGCCGTCGGCGACGGCGCTGGAATGCGGGCCGCACGTGCACACCTACGCCGAACTCGACGCCCGCGCCAACCGGCTCGCCCACCACCTGCGGGCACGGGGCATCGGCGAGGGGTCCCGGGTCGCGATCCTGGTGCCGCGGTCGGTGGACATGTACGCCGCGCTGCTGGCCGTGGGCAAGGCGGGCGGGACGTTCGTCCCGATCGACCCGGCGGCGCCCGCCGAGCGGGTCGCCTTCATCGTGACGGACGCCGAGGTGGACGCGGTGCTGACGGTGGCGGCGCTGGCGGCGACGGTGGACGGCCTGCGGGCGCGGGTGGTGGCGCTGGACGCGGCGGCGGCGGAGCTGGCCGCCGCCCCGGCCACCCGGCCGCTGCCGGCCCCGGCGCGGCGCACCGCCCCGGCGGGGCCCCCGGGCCGGGAGGCCGACGACCCCACCGACCCGCTCGCGTACATCATGTACACCTCGGGCTCCAGCGGCCGGCCCAAGGGCGTGGCCATCGCCCACTCCAGCATCTGCAACTTCCTCGCCGTCGTCCCCGCCGTCTACGACGTGCGCCCGGACGACCGGGTCTACCAGGGCATGACGCTCTCCTTCGACTTCTCCGTCGAGGAGATCTGGCCCACGTGGACGGTCGGCGGGACCGTCGTCGCGGGGCCCCCCGGCACCGGATCGGCGCGGCTGGGCACCGAACTCGCCGACCTCCTGGAGGAATCCGGCGTCACGGTCTTCTACTGCGTGCCGACGCTGCTGGCCACGATCCCCCGGGACCTGCCGGCGGTGCGCAGCATCGTGGTGGGCGGCGAGGCATGCCCGGCCCGGCTCGTCGAGCGGTGGAGCCGGCCGGGCCGGCGGATCCTGAACACCTACGGGCCGACCGAGATCACCGTCACCGCCACCGTCGGCGAACTCCGGCCGGGCCGGCCGGTCACCATCGGCCGGCCGCTGCCCACGTACACGGTGGTGCTCCTCGACGACCTGCTGCGGCGGGTCCCGGACGGGGCGGTCGGCGAGATCTGCGTGGGCGGCCCCGGCCTCGCCCGCGGCTATGTGGGACGCCCGGACCTGACCGCGGAGCGCTTCATCGTGCACCCGCTGGCGCCCCGCGGCGGCCGGCTCTACCGCACCGGCGACCTCGGCCGGATCACCGCGGACGGGGAGATCGAGTTCCTGGGGCGGGCCGACGACGAGGTGAAGGTCCGGGGCTACCGGGTGGACCTCGGCGAGATCGACAACGTGCTGCTGGAGGACCCCGGGGTGGCCGAGGCGGCCACCGCGCTGGTGGCGCTGCCGAACCGGAACGGCGAGGGCGAGGGCCGGGAGTTGTCCGCCTACGTGGTGCCGGCGCCGGACCGCGGCGGGCAGGCGGGCACGGCGGACGGGGACGCGCTGGTGGCCCGGCTGCACCAGCGCCTGCGGCACCGGCTGCCGGCCTACATGGTGCCGCCCTTTCTGGACATCCTCCCCCGGTTGCCGGCGATGCCCAGCGGCAAGGTGGACCGCAGACGGCTGCCCGCGCCCACCGGCCGCAGGCTGGGCAGCGGCGGCCGGCCGGTGGTGCCGCCGCGGGACGAGACGGAGAGCCGGGTACGGGACGTGTGGGCCGAGGTGTTCGGCATGGGACCGGACGCGCTGTCCACCGACGCGGACTTCTTCGGCGATCTCGGCGGGCACTCGCTGCTCGCCGCCCAGGTCGTCTCGCTGCTCCGCAGCCGCGGCATCGGCGGCGACACCGGCGCCACCCTGCGCGACGTCTACGCCCACCCGACGGTCCGGGGCCTGGCGGCCCGACTGGGCGCTCCCGGCGCCACGGAGGCCGTGGGCGGCGGCGCGGCGGCGCGCGACGGCACCGGCGCCGCCCCCGCCGGCCCGCTGCCGGTCCGCCCCCGTCCGCTGCGGCACAGCGGTGCCCGGGTGACCGCCGCGGGCCTGGTCCAGGCCGTGGTGCTCTACGTCCAGCTCTTCGTCCTCACCCTGCCGCTCGCCACCGTCTTCAGCTGGCAGGACGGCACGTTCACCAGCCGGGCCCCGGTCCCGGTGCGGCCCGTACTGGCCGTGCTGGTCGGCTACTTCGGCATCCGCTGGCTGCTGCCGGTGGTCCTCGCCCGCCCGCTGGCCGCCGGGATCCGGCCGGGCCGCTACCCGTTGTGGGGCGCGACCTACCTCCGCCTGTGGACGCTCACCCTCCTCCTGGCCGCCAGCCCGCTCCCCACGCTCGGCGGCTCCCCCCTGATGGGCCGCTACCTGCGGCTGCTGGGCGCCCGGATCGGGCCGCGGACGACCATCGCCACCGGCGTCGTGCCGCTGCCGTCCCTGGTCCGGATCGGCGCGGACACCTCGGTCGGCTACGGCGCCACCCTGCGCGCCTGGCGGGTCGCGGACGGCTGGGTGACCGTCGCCCCGATAGACATCGGCCCCCGCGCCTACGTGGGAGCCCATGCGGTGCTGGAGCCGGGCGCCCGCATGGCGGCCGGCGCCGGACTCGGCGAGCAGTCGGTGATCGGCCAGGGCCAGGCGGTGCCGCCCGGCGCCCGCTGGGCCGGCTCCCCGCCCTCCCCGGTGGCCGCACTGGCCCCGCACATCGAGGACATGCTGCGCGCCGGCGGCCCGACGGAGCGCGGGCGGGCACGGCATCTGGCCGCCGCGGCACTGGGCGTCGTCCTCCTCGAATTCCTCGCGCTGGCCGTCGTGGTCCCGAGCGCGGCACTGATGTGGTGCACCTGGCTGGCCTGGGGCAGCGGGCCCACCGTCCTGGTCGCCCTGACCCTGGCGGCCCCCCTCTACGTCCTCTCCGTGTGCGCCGCGATCGCCGGCGCCAAGCATCTGGTGCTGCGCCGCACCCCGGTCGGCGTCCACCCGGTCCGCTCCGGCCTCGGCGTGCGCAAGTGGCTCTCCGACAAGCTGCTGGAATTCAGCCTCACCTTCACCAACTCCCTTTACGCCACCCTCTACACCGTCCCCTGGCTGCGGCTGCTGGGCGCCCGGATCGGCCCCGGCGCGGAGGTCTCCACCGCCGCCCACCTCGACCCGGACCTGCTCACCCTCGGCGAGGGCAGCTTCGTCGCGGACATGGCGGGGGTCGGCGGCGCGGCGTTCGCCGGCGGCCATGTCGCCTGCCGCCGCACCGAGGTCGGCCGCCGCGCGTTCGTCGGCAACGCCGCCTACCTGCCGGCCGGGACGCGGACCGGGCCCAACTCCCTGATCGGCGTCGGCACCGTCCCCCCCGAGGACGAGGTGCCGGCCGGCACCTTCTGGCTGGGCTCCCCCGCCATCCACCTCCCGCAGCGCCAGAGCAGCGGCACCTTCCCCGAGGAGCTGACCTTCCGCCCCACCCGCAAGGCGGTCCGCCGCCGCCTGGCCATCGAGTACTTCCGCGCCACCATGCCGGCGTCCCTCCTGGGCACCGCCGCCTTCCTCTTCCTCCTCGCCCTGGCCGCCCTCGCCCACAGCCCCTCCCCGGCCCTCCCCCTCCTCCTGGCCCCGCTCCTGCTCATGGCGTCCGGCCTGACCGTCATCGCCGCCTGCGCGCTGCTCAAACTCCTGGTCGTGGGCCACTACCGGCCGCGCGTCGAACCCCTGTGGAGCTGGTTCGTCCGCCGCACCGAGTTCGTCACCGGCCTCTACGAGGCGGCGGCCGTCCCGGCCGGCCTCGCCGCCCTCGCCGGCACCCCGTTCCTGCCGCCGGCGCTGCGCCTGTTCGGCGCCCGGATCGGCCGCCGGACATGGCTCGGCACCACCTTCCTCACCGAGTTCGACCTGGTCGACGTGGGCGACGACGCGGCGATCGGCCCCGGCGTAAGCTTGCAGACGCACCTGTTCGAGGACCGGGTGATGAAGATGTCGAAGGTCACCGTCCGGGCGGGCGCCACCGTCGGCAGCCGCGCGGTCGTGCTCTACGACGGCATCGTCGGCGAAGGCGTCTGGCTCGACGCGCTCTCCCTGGTCATGAAGGGCGAGTACCTCGTCCCCGGCACCGCATGGCACGGCATCCCCGCCCAGGGCCTGGCCCTGCGGCCCGCCGCCCCCTCGCCCGCCGACCCGACCCCGCACCCCACCAGCCCCTCACGGTGA
- a CDS encoding BPL-N domain-containing protein has translation MPPPNGFLGSLRRLLGGGAPPTPPLPTPDGRRLALVYRGPAARPAGCSEAVASLLSSGPWNLDVRYIGPHEDIPLSATSLAHAHLYAQPGGGSLDPAYRRLRKHADEIRDYVRGGGRYLGFCLGGYLAGDDPGFDLLPGDTDQYIVTPGATITHDGDTVVETRWRGLPRTVYFQDGPHFLLDEGADATVLATYPNGTVAAVVAPCGAGKVAVVGPHPEATDDWFLDEGLPVHQTQDLAVDLVNELLED, from the coding sequence ATGCCTCCCCCCAACGGCTTCCTCGGCTCCCTCCGCCGGCTCCTCGGCGGCGGCGCACCCCCGACCCCGCCCCTGCCCACACCCGACGGACGCCGGCTGGCCCTGGTCTACCGCGGCCCGGCCGCCCGCCCCGCCGGCTGCTCCGAGGCGGTCGCCTCGCTGCTGTCCTCCGGCCCCTGGAACCTCGACGTCCGCTACATCGGCCCGCACGAGGACATCCCGCTCTCCGCCACGTCCCTGGCACACGCCCATCTCTACGCCCAGCCCGGCGGCGGCTCCCTGGACCCCGCCTACCGCCGCCTGCGCAAGCACGCCGACGAGATCCGCGACTACGTCCGGGGCGGCGGCCGCTACCTGGGCTTCTGCCTGGGCGGCTACCTGGCCGGCGACGACCCGGGCTTCGACCTGCTCCCCGGCGACACCGACCAGTACATCGTCACGCCCGGCGCCACCATCACCCACGACGGCGACACCGTCGTCGAGACCCGCTGGCGCGGCCTCCCCCGCACCGTCTACTTCCAGGACGGCCCGCACTTCCTCCTCGACGAGGGCGCCGACGCCACCGTCCTCGCCACCTACCCCAACGGCACCGTCGCCGCCGTCGTCGCCCCCTGCGGCGCCGGCAAGGTCGCCGTGGTCGGCCCCCACCCCGAGGCCACCGACGACTGGTTCCTCGACGAGGGCCTCCCCGTCCACCAGACCCAGGACCTGGCGGTCGACCTGGTCAACGAGTTGCTGGAGGACTGA
- a CDS encoding ABC transporter substrate-binding protein, whose protein sequence is MSRTPIRPRTLAKALAATAATGALLVSLSACGKADMTKQASPFAAAKGSKSVTLSVQTWVGAQANVAVAKYLLEHELGYHVDTVQVDEIPAWDALSQGRVDAILEDWGHPDQEKRYVQDKKTITAGGGNGVTGHIGWWVPKYWADAHPDVLNWKNLNKYADQLRTSESGDKGQLMDGSPSYVTNDKALVKNLGLNYQVVFAGSEAAQITQIQQFAKQKKPFLTYWYEPQWLFNQVPMVEVKLPAYTDACAAKGAKDPASVDCAYPTTPLQKYFNTDFAESGSSAARFLKNFRWDKKDQNEVSEMIASNGLPADEAAKKWVDEHPDVWKSWLPNAPKK, encoded by the coding sequence ATGTCCCGCACACCGATACGCCCGCGCACCCTCGCCAAGGCGCTCGCGGCCACGGCCGCGACCGGCGCGCTGCTGGTCTCGCTCTCCGCCTGCGGCAAGGCCGACATGACCAAGCAGGCGTCGCCGTTCGCCGCCGCCAAGGGCTCGAAGTCCGTCACCCTGTCCGTCCAGACCTGGGTCGGCGCCCAGGCCAACGTGGCGGTGGCGAAGTACCTGCTCGAACACGAACTGGGCTACCACGTCGACACCGTCCAGGTGGACGAGATCCCCGCCTGGGACGCGCTCAGCCAGGGCCGGGTCGACGCGATCCTGGAGGACTGGGGCCACCCCGACCAGGAGAAGCGCTACGTCCAGGACAAGAAGACCATCACGGCGGGCGGCGGCAACGGCGTCACCGGCCACATCGGCTGGTGGGTCCCCAAGTACTGGGCCGACGCCCACCCCGACGTCCTCAACTGGAAGAACCTCAACAAGTACGCCGACCAACTCCGTACCTCGGAGAGCGGCGACAAGGGCCAGCTGATGGACGGCTCGCCGTCCTACGTCACCAACGACAAGGCGCTGGTGAAGAACCTCGGCCTGAACTACCAGGTCGTCTTCGCCGGCTCCGAGGCCGCCCAGATCACCCAGATCCAGCAGTTCGCCAAGCAGAAGAAGCCCTTCCTCACCTACTGGTACGAACCCCAGTGGCTCTTCAACCAGGTGCCGATGGTGGAGGTCAAACTCCCCGCGTACACCGACGCCTGCGCGGCGAAGGGCGCCAAGGACCCGGCGTCCGTCGACTGCGCGTACCCCACCACCCCCCTCCAGAAGTACTTCAACACCGACTTCGCCGAGAGCGGCAGCTCCGCGGCGCGGTTCCTGAAGAACTTCCGCTGGGACAAGAAGGACCAGAACGAGGTCTCCGAAATGATCGCCTCCAACGGCCTGCCGGCCGACGAGGCCGCCAAGAAGTGGGTGGACGAACACCCCGACGTGTGGAAGAGCTGGCTGCCGAACGCCCCGAAGAAGTAG
- a CDS encoding ABC transporter permease, which translates to MSTAAPPTTPGALGAGRLSPIQGLLRRRGLAKLLLLAVAAAVLVPLVRSAWPGASWPGALTVDVSGPLDHASNWIIDNRDSHWLFVYVLGHLSNAVVLSVRGVYLLLLALGWTGVTAGVTLLAWRVAGLRIAAIALVSFLVSGALGMWVPTMQTLALMIVAVLASVVVGALLGLAAGLSPRLFKILRPVLDTMQVLPAFAYLLPVVMIFGIGVPAALLATVIYAAPPMARLTALGLRGADAGVLEAVSSLGATGRQRLLTARLPLARKELLLGVNQTIMMALSMAVIASMIGAAGLGDRVYQALASVDVGAALAAAVPIVLLAIVMDRTTAAAGEKLGATPAAAGPRLLRGWPAWAGIAVITAVAALAGRLAGGAIWPAGATLAIARPVNEAKEWMVNHLYSGVPVVGGTADWAAHFTNWVLNPLRDGLTALPWYGVLLIVAALAWLIGTWRTALTAVLAMAAIGVLGVWKPSMDTLSQVLAALALTLVVGLGVGILAAGSKRFEAVLRPVLDVMQTMPQFVYLIPVVALFAVGRAPAAAAAVVYALPAVIRITTQGLRQVDPGAMESARSLGATRWQTLLQVQLPLARPALLLAVNQGVVLVLAVVIIGGLVGGGALGYDVVTGLATGNLAIGLVAGVAIVCLGLMLDRVTQPTERRTTGKGA; encoded by the coding sequence ATGAGTACCGCCGCACCCCCCACCACTCCCGGCGCGCTCGGCGCCGGGAGGCTCAGTCCGATACAGGGCCTGCTGCGTCGCCGTGGCCTCGCCAAGCTCCTGCTGCTCGCCGTCGCCGCGGCGGTCCTGGTCCCGCTCGTCCGGTCCGCGTGGCCCGGCGCCTCCTGGCCCGGCGCGCTGACCGTGGACGTCTCAGGACCGCTCGACCACGCCAGCAACTGGATCATCGACAACCGCGACAGCCACTGGCTGTTCGTCTACGTCCTCGGCCACCTCAGCAACGCCGTGGTGCTCTCCGTCCGCGGTGTCTACCTGCTGCTGCTCGCGCTCGGCTGGACCGGTGTGACGGCCGGCGTGACGCTGCTGGCCTGGCGCGTCGCCGGCCTCCGCATCGCCGCCATCGCGCTGGTGTCCTTCCTGGTCAGCGGTGCCCTGGGGATGTGGGTCCCGACCATGCAGACGCTGGCGCTGATGATCGTGGCGGTCCTCGCCTCGGTCGTCGTCGGCGCGCTGCTCGGGCTCGCCGCCGGCCTCTCCCCGCGGCTGTTCAAGATCCTCCGCCCGGTCCTCGACACCATGCAGGTGCTCCCGGCCTTCGCCTACCTCCTGCCGGTCGTCATGATCTTCGGCATCGGCGTGCCGGCCGCGCTGCTGGCCACCGTGATCTACGCGGCGCCGCCGATGGCCCGGCTCACCGCGCTCGGGCTGCGCGGCGCGGACGCCGGCGTGCTGGAGGCGGTCTCCTCGCTCGGCGCCACCGGACGCCAGCGGCTGCTGACCGCCCGCCTCCCGCTGGCCCGCAAGGAACTCCTCCTCGGCGTCAACCAGACGATCATGATGGCGCTGTCCATGGCCGTGATCGCCTCGATGATCGGCGCCGCCGGCCTCGGTGACCGCGTCTACCAGGCGCTCGCCTCCGTCGACGTGGGCGCCGCGCTCGCCGCCGCCGTCCCGATCGTGCTGCTGGCCATCGTCATGGACCGCACCACCGCCGCGGCCGGCGAGAAGCTGGGCGCGACCCCGGCCGCCGCCGGCCCGCGGCTGCTGCGCGGCTGGCCCGCCTGGGCAGGGATCGCCGTGATCACCGCCGTGGCCGCGCTCGCCGGCCGGCTGGCCGGCGGAGCGATCTGGCCCGCCGGTGCCACGCTCGCCATCGCCCGCCCGGTCAACGAGGCCAAGGAGTGGATGGTCAACCACCTCTACTCCGGTGTCCCGGTCGTCGGCGGCACCGCCGACTGGGCCGCGCACTTCACCAACTGGGTGCTCAACCCGCTGCGCGACGGCCTGACCGCGCTGCCCTGGTACGGCGTGCTGCTCATCGTCGCCGCGCTGGCCTGGCTCATCGGCACCTGGCGCACGGCGCTCACCGCCGTCCTGGCGATGGCCGCCATCGGCGTCCTGGGCGTGTGGAAGCCGTCGATGGACACCCTCTCCCAGGTCCTCGCCGCCCTGGCGCTGACCCTGGTGGTGGGCCTCGGCGTCGGCATCCTCGCGGCCGGCAGCAAGCGCTTCGAGGCCGTGCTGCGGCCGGTCCTGGACGTCATGCAGACCATGCCGCAGTTCGTCTACCTGATCCCCGTCGTGGCGCTGTTCGCGGTGGGGCGCGCCCCGGCCGCCGCCGCTGCCGTGGTCTACGCGCTGCCGGCCGTCATCCGGATCACCACGCAGGGCCTGCGCCAGGTGGACCCCGGCGCCATGGAGTCCGCCCGCTCGTTGGGCGCCACCCGCTGGCAGACCCTCCTCCAGGTCCAACTCCCGCTCGCTCGGCCGGCGTTGCTGCTGGCCGTCAACCAGGGCGTGGTGCTCGTCCTCGCCGTCGTCATCATCGGCGGCCTGGTCGGCGGCGGTGCCCTCGGCTACGACGTGGTCACCGGCCTGGCCACCGGCAACCTCGCCATCGGCCTGGTCGCCGGCGTCGCCATCGTGTGCCTGGGCCTGATGCTCGACCGGGTCACCCAGCCCACGGAACGGCGCACGACCGGGAAGGGAGCCTGA
- a CDS encoding quaternary amine ABC transporter ATP-binding protein, with translation MTGTAADTTAVPTPRESGQGSAADDMGTQPVVFSVRNLWKVFGPKAERIPEDASVTDLSARELREQTGCTAAVRDVSFDVRKGEVFVVMGLSGSGKSTLVRCLTRLIEPTSGDLEMDGEDVRAMDRTALRELRRRRAAMVFQHFGLLPHRTVVDNVAYGLEIQGVGKSERRERAAEMVDKVGLAGLEKRRPGQLSGGQQQRVGLARALAVDPEVLLFDEPFSALDPLIRRDMQEEVVRLHREEGRTMVFITHDLAEALRIGDRIALMRDGQIVQLGTPEEIVGSPADDYVRDFVRDVPREQVLTVRRAMRPAEDGEAADGPALAPDTLIADAIEAVARSGGPARVVDGGRCLGIVDSACLLNVVARIPQPHHDAPGEVAA, from the coding sequence ATGACCGGTACTGCCGCCGACACCACCGCGGTCCCCACCCCCCGCGAGTCCGGGCAGGGTTCCGCGGCGGACGACATGGGCACGCAGCCCGTGGTGTTCTCCGTACGGAACCTGTGGAAGGTCTTCGGCCCCAAGGCCGAGCGGATCCCCGAGGACGCCTCGGTCACCGACCTGAGCGCCCGGGAGCTGCGCGAACAGACCGGCTGCACGGCCGCCGTCCGCGACGTCTCCTTCGACGTCCGCAAGGGCGAGGTCTTCGTGGTCATGGGGCTCTCCGGCTCCGGCAAGTCCACCCTCGTCCGCTGCCTGACCCGACTGATCGAGCCGACCAGCGGCGACCTGGAGATGGACGGCGAGGACGTCCGCGCCATGGACCGCACCGCGCTGCGGGAACTGCGCCGCCGCCGGGCCGCCATGGTCTTCCAGCACTTCGGCCTGCTGCCGCACCGCACCGTCGTCGACAACGTCGCCTACGGGCTGGAGATCCAGGGCGTCGGCAAGTCCGAACGCCGCGAGCGGGCCGCCGAGATGGTCGACAAGGTCGGCCTGGCCGGCCTGGAGAAGCGCCGCCCCGGCCAGCTCTCCGGCGGCCAGCAGCAGCGCGTCGGCCTGGCCCGCGCGCTCGCCGTGGACCCCGAAGTCCTGCTGTTCGACGAGCCGTTCAGCGCGCTCGACCCGCTCATCCGGCGCGACATGCAGGAAGAGGTCGTCCGCCTGCACCGCGAGGAGGGGCGGACCATGGTCTTCATCACCCACGACCTCGCCGAGGCGCTGCGGATCGGCGACCGGATCGCCCTGATGCGCGACGGGCAGATCGTTCAGCTCGGCACGCCCGAGGAGATCGTCGGCTCGCCGGCCGACGACTACGTCCGCGACTTCGTCCGGGACGTCCCGCGCGAGCAGGTGCTGACCGTGCGCCGCGCGATGCGCCCGGCCGAGGACGGCGAGGCCGCCGACGGTCCCGCGCTCGCCCCCGACACCCTGATCGCCGACGCCATCGAGGCGGTCGCCCGCTCCGGCGGGCCCGCCCGGGTCGTCGACGGCGGCCGCTGCCTGGGCATCGTCGACAGCGCCTGCCTGCTGAACGTGGTGGCCCGGATCCCGCAGCCGCACCACGACGCCCCGGGGGAGGTGGCCGCCTGA
- a CDS encoding GMC family oxidoreductase has product MPVYDYVVVGGGTAGSVIASRLAEDPDTTVAVIEGGPSDIDREDVLTLRKWLGLLGGDLDYEYTTTEQPRGNSHILHSRAKVLGGCSSHNTLISFKPLPSDWDEWEAAGATGWGAEQMDPYYGKLRNNIVRVAKKDQNQIATDWIEATKTALGVPEVVGFNDRPFEEGVGFFDLSYHPENNKRSSASVAYLHPHMEAGDRPNLTLMLETWAQKLELDGTTAKGVHVRTKDGEEVYVEAAREVLVCAGAVDTPRLLMHSGIGPKADLEALGIECVLDLPGVGENLIDHPESVIVWETDGPIPGNSAMDSDAGLFVKRDPGHKGPDLMFHFYQIPFTDNPERLGYERPEHGVSMTPNIPKSRARGRLYLTSADPEVKPALDFKYFEDEGDYDGQTLVDGIKLARKVAQAEPFKKWLKREVFPGPEVTDDAEISELVRKAAHTVYHPAGTCKMGAKDDRLAVVDPELKIRGLHGIRIADASVFPTMPAVNPMIGVLMVGEKCVELLRAAPAQGGDA; this is encoded by the coding sequence ATGCCCGTGTACGACTACGTCGTCGTCGGTGGAGGAACCGCCGGTTCCGTCATCGCCTCCCGCCTCGCAGAGGACCCCGACACCACCGTCGCCGTCATCGAGGGCGGCCCCTCCGACATCGACCGCGAGGACGTCCTGACGCTGCGCAAGTGGCTCGGCCTGCTCGGCGGCGATCTGGACTACGAGTACACGACCACCGAGCAGCCCCGCGGCAACTCGCACATCCTGCACAGCCGCGCCAAGGTCCTCGGCGGCTGTTCGTCCCACAACACCCTGATCTCCTTCAAGCCGCTGCCGTCCGACTGGGACGAGTGGGAGGCGGCCGGCGCCACCGGCTGGGGCGCCGAGCAGATGGACCCCTACTACGGCAAGCTGCGCAACAACATCGTGCGGGTGGCCAAGAAGGACCAGAACCAGATCGCCACGGACTGGATCGAGGCCACCAAGACGGCGCTCGGCGTCCCCGAGGTCGTCGGCTTCAACGACCGGCCCTTCGAGGAGGGCGTCGGCTTCTTCGACCTCTCCTACCACCCGGAGAACAACAAGCGGTCCTCCGCCTCCGTCGCCTACCTCCACCCCCACATGGAGGCCGGCGACCGCCCCAACCTCACGCTGATGCTGGAGACCTGGGCGCAGAAGCTGGAGCTGGACGGCACCACCGCCAAGGGCGTCCACGTCCGCACCAAGGACGGCGAGGAGGTCTACGTCGAGGCCGCCCGCGAGGTGCTGGTGTGCGCCGGCGCGGTGGACACCCCGCGGCTGCTGATGCACTCCGGCATCGGCCCGAAGGCGGACCTGGAGGCGCTGGGCATCGAGTGCGTCCTGGACCTGCCGGGCGTCGGGGAGAACCTGATCGACCACCCCGAGTCGGTCATCGTCTGGGAGACCGACGGGCCGATCCCCGGCAACTCCGCGATGGACTCCGACGCCGGTCTGTTCGTGAAGCGGGACCCGGGACACAAGGGCCCGGACCTGATGTTCCACTTCTACCAGATCCCGTTCACCGACAACCCCGAGCGACTGGGCTACGAGCGCCCCGAGCACGGCGTCTCGATGACCCCCAACATCCCCAAGTCCCGCGCCCGCGGCCGGCTCTACCTGACCTCCGCCGACCCCGAGGTCAAGCCCGCCCTGGACTTCAAGTACTTCGAGGATGAAGGCGACTACGACGGGCAGACCCTCGTCGACGGCATCAAGCTGGCGCGCAAGGTCGCGCAGGCCGAGCCGTTCAAGAAGTGGCTCAAGCGCGAGGTCTTCCCCGGCCCCGAGGTCACCGACGACGCGGAGATCAGTGAGCTGGTCCGCAAGGCCGCGCACACCGTCTACCACCCGGCCGGCACCTGCAAGATGGGCGCCAAGGACGACCGACTCGCCGTCGTCGACCCGGAGTTGAAGATCCGCGGCCTGCACGGCATCCGGATCGCCGACGCCTCGGTCTTCCCGACGATGCCCGCGGTGAACCCGATGATCGGCGTGCTGATGGTGGGGGAGAAGTGCGTCGAACTGCTCCGCGCGGCCCCGGCCCAGGGGGGTGATGCGTGA